In a single window of the bacterium genome:
- a CDS encoding site-specific integrase, whose amino-acid sequence MSKAQVVPQVRVYQRGHKWWYDIRLEGRRIRRPGGRSRNEAQASGAQFLASGAQRSPAGTLGAILDSWVAYQSIYGRKERTVKTTTNCCERLKVHFGADRQLIEIDTDALAGFVRWRQSGERKVGAYAINRDLATIRAAWRHAHEDGKAPEPPRFRLLTTDEPNPKPVMREEFALLMLHADRRLKAIFALAGVLGLRNSEIRRLKWRDVDLINRRLRVDMLHSKNRSERTLPIPGAVLEILQEHRADRSESGPSDLIFVNRFGRMYTDYGLAKVARHVWEQTGLLEDRPGTKVLHDLRATAATFMVEAGASTETLRSNLGWKSRDVVERYVKAFEQSRSKAVEAVADALL is encoded by the coding sequence ATGTCGAAGGCACAGGTCGTGCCCCAGGTCCGAGTCTACCAGCGGGGACACAAATGGTGGTACGACATTCGCCTGGAGGGTCGCCGGATTCGACGGCCCGGGGGTCGGAGTCGGAACGAGGCGCAAGCGTCGGGGGCACAGTTTCTGGCATCCGGGGCACAGCGCTCCCCAGCCGGGACCCTTGGCGCCATCCTCGATTCGTGGGTTGCCTATCAGAGCATCTACGGGCGCAAAGAGAGGACCGTGAAGACCACAACCAATTGTTGTGAGCGGCTGAAGGTCCATTTTGGAGCCGATCGGCAGCTCATCGAGATAGATACGGATGCCCTCGCCGGTTTCGTGCGCTGGCGGCAGTCCGGTGAGCGGAAGGTCGGCGCGTACGCGATCAATCGCGATCTCGCCACGATTCGCGCCGCCTGGAGACACGCCCATGAGGACGGGAAGGCGCCGGAGCCCCCGCGATTCAGGTTGCTGACGACGGACGAACCCAACCCGAAACCGGTCATGCGCGAGGAGTTCGCCCTGCTGATGCTGCATGCCGACAGACGGTTGAAGGCAATTTTCGCTCTGGCCGGTGTCCTAGGTCTCCGGAACTCCGAGATCCGGCGTCTGAAATGGCGGGACGTCGACCTGATCAACCGACGTCTTCGCGTCGACATGCTCCATTCGAAAAATCGCAGCGAGCGGACGCTACCAATCCCAGGTGCAGTCTTGGAGATCCTCCAGGAACACCGCGCAGATCGTTCGGAGTCCGGCCCGTCGGATCTGATCTTTGTCAACCGATTCGGAAGGATGTACACGGACTACGGCCTCGCAAAGGTGGCGCGTCACGTCTGGGAGCAGACGGGTCTATTGGAGGATCGCCCGGGTACAAAGGTGCTTCACGATCTACGTGCGACGGCAGCTACCTTCATGGTCGAGGCCGGAGCATCGACCGAGACACTGCGTTCCAACCTCGGCTGGAAGAGCCGCGACGTAGTAGAGCGTTATGTCAAGGCGTTTGAGCAGAGCCGGAGCAAGGCGGTTGAGGCCGTCGCCGACGCACTTCTGTAG